Proteins encoded by one window of Cylindrospermum stagnale PCC 7417:
- a CDS encoding anion transporter — translation MIFGQFAIYGVLGLTYLGLAVGYIPGLRMNRATIALVGSAFLIALGVLNLQEAWQVIDANTIVFLLSMMVVNANLAYAGFFRRSLSVLLSFTRSPLGLLIAFTFASGILSAFFLNDTLALIFTPLTLSLTRSFKLNPIPYLLAVAGATNVGSVATLSGNPQNILIGSFSGIPYLDFLRVLAPVALTGLVIQVGLLWLLYPDVRSTQPCQQLPTASDGLRPAKGDGAERPLSSDGLRPAKGDRIYKPLFNKSLVITTGLLIAFALGLPLAESALVAASLLLITRRIKPQRILKKVDWNLLVMFSGLFILTRVTQKLNLLQPFTHAVNSPVSFLGVTVILSNLISNVPAVLLLQPLIPRADTHFWLLLAAGSTLAGNLTLFGSVANLIVVEAAADLGYRLTFWEHLRFGVPLTLSTLILVYLWVH, via the coding sequence GTGATTTTTGGGCAATTTGCGATCTATGGCGTGTTAGGACTGACTTACCTAGGTTTAGCTGTAGGCTACATTCCGGGTTTACGGATGAACCGCGCTACTATTGCCTTGGTCGGCTCTGCCTTTCTCATTGCCCTGGGTGTTTTGAATTTGCAAGAGGCATGGCAAGTGATTGATGCTAATACCATCGTGTTTCTGTTGAGCATGATGGTCGTTAACGCTAACTTAGCCTACGCCGGGTTTTTTCGGCGATCTTTGTCAGTGCTATTGAGTTTTACTCGTAGTCCTCTAGGCTTATTGATTGCTTTTACTTTTGCCAGTGGCATCCTCTCTGCCTTTTTTCTCAATGACACCCTGGCGCTGATTTTTACACCCCTAACCTTGAGCTTAACAAGGTCTTTCAAATTAAATCCGATTCCCTATTTACTAGCGGTGGCTGGGGCAACTAATGTCGGTTCAGTAGCAACTTTGAGCGGTAATCCCCAAAATATTCTGATTGGTTCCTTCTCAGGCATTCCCTACCTAGATTTTTTGCGCGTCCTCGCACCAGTTGCCTTAACTGGCTTGGTGATTCAGGTGGGTTTACTGTGGCTACTTTATCCAGATGTGCGCTCAACTCAACCTTGCCAGCAGTTACCCACCGCTAGCGATGGGCTGCGCCCCGCCAAAGGCGATGGCGCGGAGCGCCCGCTCTCTAGCGATGGGCTACGCCCCGCCAAAGGCGATCGCATTTACAAACCCTTGTTTAATAAAAGCTTAGTGATCACTACGGGGTTGCTGATTGCCTTTGCCCTTGGTTTGCCCTTAGCAGAATCTGCCTTAGTTGCTGCTAGCTTGTTGCTAATTACAAGACGCATCAAACCCCAGCGCATCCTTAAAAAGGTAGATTGGAACCTGCTGGTGATGTTTTCTGGGCTGTTTATCCTGACGAGAGTCACACAAAAGTTAAATTTACTCCAGCCATTCACCCATGCAGTTAACTCACCTGTGAGCTTTTTGGGTGTGACAGTTATTTTATCTAATCTAATTTCTAATGTTCCCGCTGTACTCTTGCTGCAACCTTTAATACCTCGCGCTGATACCCATTTCTGGCTGTTGCTGGCAGCGGGTTCAACTCTAGCTGGTAATCTAACTTTATTTGGTTCAGTAGCTAACCTAATTGTTGTCGAAGCGGCGGCTGATTTAGGTTACAGGTTGACTTTTTGGGAGCATCTGCGCTTTGGTGTTCCCCTGACACTTTCTACTCTAATTTTGGTTTATCTGTGGGTTCATTGA
- a CDS encoding ribonuclease J, translating to MAKNEVDSALKIIPLGGLHEIGKNTCVFEYDDEIILLDAGLAFPTEAMHGVNIVLPDMTYLRENRHKIKGMVVTHGHEDHIGGIAFHLKQLEIPVIYGPRLAMAMLEGKLEEAGVRDRTELRTVRPRDVVRIGQHFFVEYIRNTHSIADSFTLAIHTPLGVVIHTGDFKIDHTPVDGEKFDLQRLAEHGEKGVLCLLSDSTNSEVPGFTPSERSVYPNLDRVFSQATGRLFVTTFASSVHRINMILDLAQKHNRVVTVVGRSMLNLIAHARNLGYIKCEDNLLQPLHVVRSMPDERVLVLTTGSQGETMAAMTRIANKEHPHIKIRQGDTVVFSANPIPGNTIAVVNTIDKLMIQGAKVVYGRDKGIHVSGHGCQEDQKLMISLTRPKFFVPVHGEHRMLVKHSETAQSTGIPAENMVIIQNGDVIELTENSLRVVGKVPSGIELVDTTSSGMVSAKVLQERQRMASEGLVTIAAAIDWSGKLLAKPEIHMRGVVTSFERSLLLKWVQQRIEEILSVRWSEFSAAEGEPADIDWGGLQATLERELQRSLRRELQCQPTVTLLMQIPEEPPVKVADGRRRRTRTAAQVAS from the coding sequence ATGGCTAAAAACGAAGTTGACTCCGCCCTAAAAATTATTCCTTTGGGCGGCTTACACGAAATCGGTAAAAATACCTGTGTTTTCGAGTACGACGACGAAATCATCCTGTTAGATGCAGGATTGGCTTTTCCGACAGAGGCGATGCATGGAGTAAATATTGTCCTGCCAGATATGACTTATCTGCGGGAAAATCGCCACAAAATTAAAGGTATGGTCGTTACCCACGGTCATGAAGACCATATCGGTGGGATTGCTTTTCACCTCAAGCAGTTAGAAATCCCTGTAATTTATGGGCCGAGACTAGCAATGGCAATGCTAGAGGGTAAATTGGAAGAAGCAGGGGTGCGCGATCGCACAGAATTAAGAACAGTCCGCCCCCGTGATGTGGTGCGGATTGGTCAACATTTCTTTGTCGAATATATCCGCAACACCCACTCCATCGCGGATAGCTTCACTCTTGCCATCCATACACCCTTGGGCGTAGTTATCCACACTGGCGATTTTAAAATTGACCACACCCCAGTCGATGGTGAGAAATTTGATCTCCAACGCCTAGCGGAACACGGTGAAAAAGGTGTGCTTTGCTTGTTGAGTGATTCCACCAACTCAGAAGTACCAGGATTCACCCCTTCAGAACGTTCCGTTTATCCCAATCTTGACAGGGTATTCTCTCAAGCCACTGGGCGATTGTTTGTTACCACTTTTGCTTCCAGCGTGCATCGGATCAATATGATTTTGGATCTGGCACAGAAGCACAACCGGGTAGTGACAGTCGTCGGTCGTTCCATGCTCAACTTGATTGCCCATGCTCGCAATCTGGGTTACATCAAGTGCGAAGATAATCTGCTGCAACCGTTGCATGTTGTCCGCAGTATGCCAGATGAGAGGGTATTGGTTCTCACGACTGGTTCTCAGGGTGAAACGATGGCAGCTATGACCCGAATTGCCAATAAAGAACACCCCCACATCAAAATCCGCCAAGGAGATACGGTAGTATTCTCCGCCAACCCGATTCCCGGTAATACGATCGCTGTTGTCAACACCATCGATAAATTGATGATTCAGGGGGCAAAAGTAGTTTATGGAAGGGATAAAGGGATTCACGTTTCTGGTCACGGTTGTCAAGAAGACCAAAAACTGATGATTTCCTTAACTCGACCTAAATTCTTTGTGCCTGTTCATGGTGAACATCGGATGCTGGTGAAGCACTCGGAAACGGCTCAGAGTACGGGCATTCCCGCCGAAAATATGGTAATTATCCAGAATGGGGATGTGATAGAACTAACAGAAAATTCCCTCCGCGTTGTTGGTAAAGTGCCATCTGGTATCGAATTGGTGGATACTACCAGTTCTGGTATGGTGAGTGCCAAAGTGTTGCAAGAAAGGCAACGCATGGCTTCAGAAGGTCTTGTGACTATCGCCGCGGCGATTGATTGGAGTGGCAAATTGCTGGCAAAACCAGAAATTCATATGCGGGGTGTAGTCACAAGTTTCGAGCGATCGCTTTTACTAAAATGGGTACAACAGCGAATTGAAGAAATCCTCAGCGTCCGCTGGTCAGAGTTTTCTGCCGCAGAAGGTGAGCCAGCAGATATAGATTGGGGTGGATTGCAAGCAACTTTAGAGCGAGAATTGCAACGTTCCCTGCGTCGAGAGTTGCAATGTCAACCAACTGTGACTTTGTTGATGCAAATTCCTGAGGAACCACCTGTGAAAGTTGCTGACGGTAGAAGGCGCCGTACTCGGACTGCTGCTCAAGTAGCATCTTAA
- a CDS encoding caspase family protein — MANYWAIAIGINQYQLFQPLSCAQADAEALKDLLVTEAGFLPENCLLMTNTSPPIGEKSSSPTKENILVLLEELAATSWQPQDHLWLFFSGYGVNYKEKDYLMPVSANPDLVQETGIEVRSLMQSLQVAGLNVLLILDINRAFGTQADAPVGQEIIELAEELQLAAIISCQPEQFSHESSELGHGFFTAALLEALRSGSGSSLADLEIYLNSLTPKLCQHYWRPIQNPVTIIPSKEQTILPSLVAVDSNPEPDSVIYPEENFAINRAAPPLGDTAPRNSTTDRAWWAEGRTVETTLGKTSPGLKKSYSQEVALESTGAPMAQPLVDSNRMLATSGELSTVGRFIPSSGIAYASRLPSNQANTRLWKQFILWGGGSMVVVGLIATYFLRNQSSFRIKELFTASPNTTDLSERQIIKTLPNTHSIPHTTAPVELKNPSVSQIAPTLDESNKRNQALSDLGKMSLKQTQASDLSLAIATAQKIKSGEPLYKQAQENIQIWSQMILDLAEGRAKQRQYGNAVAAAQLITKDEVLYPQAQAAIKQWRLEAKQYVSNKTLLEAANGLIQPGQASTYNRAIEVAKKVPPGQPGFDAAQKSINKWSEKILDLAKSRAAQGELNAAIETAALVPEVTAAYEDAQDAIQKWQVRRIKN, encoded by the coding sequence ATGGCAAATTACTGGGCGATCGCAATTGGCATCAATCAATATCAGTTATTTCAACCTTTAAGTTGTGCTCAAGCAGATGCTGAGGCACTAAAGGATTTATTGGTGACAGAAGCAGGTTTTTTGCCCGAAAACTGCCTGCTAATGACAAATACTTCACCGCCGATTGGCGAGAAATCATCCTCTCCTACTAAGGAAAATATTCTGGTGTTGCTGGAGGAATTGGCAGCAACATCTTGGCAACCGCAAGACCACCTATGGTTATTCTTCAGTGGTTATGGCGTCAACTACAAAGAAAAAGATTACTTGATGCCAGTGTCCGCGAATCCTGACCTTGTGCAAGAGACTGGCATAGAAGTGCGATCGCTGATGCAAAGTCTGCAAGTGGCTGGACTGAATGTATTACTCATACTCGATATCAACCGCGCTTTTGGCACCCAAGCAGATGCCCCCGTTGGTCAAGAAATTATCGAACTAGCCGAAGAACTTCAACTGGCGGCAATTATTTCTTGCCAACCAGAGCAATTCTCCCACGAAAGTAGCGAACTAGGTCACGGATTCTTTACAGCAGCATTGTTAGAAGCTTTACGTTCTGGTAGTGGCAGCAGCTTGGCGGATTTAGAAATCTACCTGAATTCTCTAACGCCAAAATTATGTCAACACTATTGGCGTCCGATCCAAAACCCTGTCACTATAATCCCATCCAAGGAGCAAACCATCTTGCCGTCCTTGGTGGCAGTGGACAGTAACCCTGAACCAGACTCAGTTATTTATCCAGAAGAAAACTTTGCCATTAACCGGGCAGCTCCCCCCCTCGGAGACACGGCCCCTAGAAATTCAACCACAGATAGAGCTTGGTGGGCAGAAGGCAGAACGGTGGAAACTACTCTGGGCAAGACCTCTCCAGGGCTTAAGAAGTCCTACAGCCAAGAAGTAGCCCTGGAGTCAACCGGCGCCCCAATGGCCCAGCCCCTTGTAGACAGCAATCGGATGCTGGCAACTTCCGGAGAATTGAGCACAGTGGGAAGGTTTATCCCCTCCTCAGGCATTGCCTACGCCTCCCGATTGCCTTCAAATCAGGCAAATACCAGATTGTGGAAACAGTTTATATTGTGGGGTGGTGGCAGCATGGTGGTAGTAGGTTTAATCGCCACATATTTTCTCCGCAATCAGTCAAGTTTCCGGATTAAAGAGTTATTCACAGCATCGCCCAATACGACGGATCTTAGCGAGCGCCAGATTATCAAGACTTTACCCAACACTCACTCCATCCCCCATACCACCGCACCAGTTGAACTAAAAAACCCATCGGTATCCCAAATCGCTCCAACTCTCGACGAGTCAAATAAGCGCAACCAAGCATTGTCAGACCTAGGGAAAATGTCCCTCAAACAAACTCAGGCTAGTGATTTGAGTTTGGCGATCGCTACTGCCCAGAAGATTAAATCTGGCGAACCGCTTTACAAACAAGCGCAGGAGAATATTCAGATTTGGAGCCAGATGATTTTAGATTTAGCCGAGGGTCGTGCTAAACAAAGACAGTATGGAAATGCTGTAGCCGCCGCTCAGTTAATTACTAAAGATGAAGTCCTTTATCCCCAAGCACAAGCAGCAATTAAGCAGTGGCGGCTCGAGGCCAAGCAGTATGTCAGCAACAAAACCCTGTTAGAAGCAGCTAATGGCTTAATTCAGCCAGGACAGGCATCTACCTACAATCGTGCTATCGAAGTTGCCAAAAAAGTACCACCAGGTCAACCAGGTTTTGATGCTGCCCAAAAATCGATCAATAAATGGAGTGAAAAAATTTTAGACCTGGCCAAAAGTCGCGCCGCTCAAGGAGAACTCAATGCGGCAATTGAAACCGCTGCTTTAGTTCCAGAGGTGACAGCCGCTTATGAAGATGCTCAGGATGCTATCCAAAAATGGCAAGTTAGAAGGATTAAAAATTAG
- a CDS encoding Mo-dependent nitrogenase C-terminal domain-containing protein → MKVFNCTTKRIFLASWVSINQAEPSNAHLTQLHSSVSKSYCDPLQPLRKWLDKLQVGDRQQAHRLCKMIPAQCPFERDVKLFGKTLFHIPPMCKLNPLYEEVVGLRFRAMCYLADECGEDISQYC, encoded by the coding sequence ATGAAGGTATTTAATTGTACCACAAAAAGAATTTTTCTCGCCAGCTGGGTTTCGATAAATCAAGCAGAGCCTAGTAACGCGCATCTCACCCAGCTGCATAGTTCTGTTTCCAAGTCTTACTGCGATCCTCTCCAACCCCTGCGAAAGTGGTTAGACAAACTTCAAGTTGGCGATCGCCAACAAGCACACCGTTTGTGCAAGATGATTCCGGCTCAATGCCCATTTGAGCGCGATGTCAAGTTATTTGGCAAAACCCTGTTTCACATTCCGCCAATGTGTAAACTAAATCCCTTATATGAAGAAGTAGTAGGCTTACGTTTCCGAGCAATGTGCTATCTAGCCGATGAATGCGGCGAGGATATTTCACAGTACTGCTAA
- a CDS encoding sulfite oxidase-like oxidoreductase, whose product MKFFQKPDKQEGERVPPGQHLAKGFPVLTYGETPQVNIETWEFRVWGLVKPASFTWSDFMSLPQHEFTADFHCVTRWSKLDVKWTGIKVTDFMSLIDVEPQVAHVMEHCYGGYTTNISMADFARSENFFAFKVFSEPLSAEHGGPMRLVVPHIYAWKSAKWINGLEFLEKEKLGFWERNGYHSRGEPWAEERYSGS is encoded by the coding sequence ATGAAATTTTTTCAGAAACCAGATAAGCAAGAAGGTGAACGTGTCCCTCCAGGTCAACACCTGGCTAAAGGGTTCCCTGTATTAACTTACGGTGAAACACCCCAAGTCAACATAGAGACATGGGAGTTTCGTGTTTGGGGTTTGGTAAAACCTGCCAGTTTTACCTGGTCAGATTTTATGTCACTACCTCAACACGAATTTACAGCAGACTTTCACTGTGTCACCCGTTGGTCTAAACTTGATGTTAAGTGGACTGGTATTAAGGTGACAGACTTCATGAGTCTGATTGATGTAGAACCCCAAGTAGCCCATGTGATGGAACATTGCTACGGCGGCTACACCACCAATATCTCAATGGCAGACTTTGCGCGATCAGAAAACTTCTTTGCCTTTAAAGTATTTAGTGAGCCGCTATCAGCTGAACATGGTGGCCCGATGCGGCTAGTTGTTCCTCATATTTACGCTTGGAAAAGTGCCAAGTGGATTAATGGTTTGGAGTTTTTAGAAAAAGAAAAACTGGGTTTTTGGGAGCGGAATGGTTATCACAGCCGTGGTGAACCTTGGGCGGAGGAACGTTACAGCGGCTCCTAA
- a CDS encoding hybrid sensor histidine kinase/response regulator produces MSSKSSRSDKILVVDDSPDNVFLIKTILEEEGYTISTAENGMSALAQLEASPCDLVLLDLMMPGMDGYEVTRRIRKEMNLQQYIPILLITAHDAPNVAHGLDLGADDFIRKPVTLDELLARVRSLLRLKHSIDERDEIARQREDFVSRLTHDLRTPLVAAERMLTLLLQSALGKLSPQMQEVITIMARSNSNLLAMVNTLLEVYRFDAGRKTLALQPVNLDQLLKEVAGELTPLAQEKALSINLDFFEESTKNTVIGDRLELHRLFTNLVGNAIKFTDSGSVTIRLSSESQSDKSYRSERFVNSNLSDYITIEVADTGPGIPPDEQASLFDRFRQGSHKRSGSGLGLYLSRRIVEAHKGTILLKSELGKGSIFIVILPIK; encoded by the coding sequence CGAAAATGGTATGTCGGCATTAGCACAACTGGAAGCATCTCCTTGTGACTTGGTGTTGCTAGATTTGATGATGCCGGGAATGGATGGCTACGAAGTCACCAGACGCATTCGTAAAGAAATGAACTTACAGCAATATATCCCCATACTGCTGATTACAGCCCATGATGCCCCTAACGTCGCCCACGGCTTAGATTTGGGTGCTGATGACTTTATCCGCAAACCTGTAACATTAGATGAATTGCTGGCACGAGTGCGATCGCTCCTACGGCTAAAACACAGCATCGATGAGCGTGATGAAATAGCCCGCCAGCGTGAAGATTTCGTCTCTCGCCTCACTCACGACTTACGCACCCCCTTAGTAGCAGCTGAACGGATGCTAACGCTGTTGTTGCAAAGTGCTTTAGGCAAGTTATCACCGCAAATGCAGGAAGTAATCACCATCATGGCTCGCAGTAATTCTAACCTGCTGGCTATGGTCAATACCTTATTAGAAGTTTATCGCTTTGATGCAGGTCGCAAAACCCTGGCTCTTCAACCAGTTAATCTCGACCAATTACTCAAGGAAGTGGCTGGAGAATTAACCCCCTTAGCTCAAGAAAAAGCCCTATCAATCAATCTGGACTTTTTTGAGGAGTCAACCAAAAACACAGTTATAGGCGATCGCTTAGAACTACATCGTCTATTCACCAACCTTGTAGGCAATGCTATCAAATTTACCGATTCCGGTTCAGTGACTATTCGCCTCAGTTCTGAATCTCAATCTGACAAAAGCTACCGCTCAGAGCGTTTTGTGAACTCAAATTTGAGTGACTACATTACCATTGAGGTAGCAGATACAGGCCCAGGTATTCCCCCTGACGAACAAGCCAGTTTGTTTGACCGATTTCGCCAAGGCAGCCATAAGCGTTCTGGTAGCGGCTTAGGACTTTACCTTTCTCGCCGAATTGTTGAGGCACATAAAGGAACAATTCTACTAAAATCTGAGTTAGGCAAAGGTAGTATTTTTATTGTGATTCTACCCATCAAATAA
- the rpmF gene encoding 50S ribosomal protein L32, which translates to MAVPKKKTSKSKRDKRRATWTHKAVVEAQKALSLGKSILSGRSKFVYPSPEEEEAEE; encoded by the coding sequence ATGGCTGTTCCTAAGAAGAAAACGTCCAAATCCAAACGAGATAAACGCCGCGCCACCTGGACACACAAAGCCGTCGTTGAAGCTCAAAAAGCGCTCTCCCTAGGCAAATCGATTTTGTCTGGACGTTCCAAATTTGTCTATCCAAGTCCAGAAGAAGAGGAAGCAGAAGAGTAA
- a CDS encoding aspartate-semialdehyde dehydrogenase: protein MSKSYRVAILGATGAVGTELLELLEHRNFPVSDLRLLASERSVGRTLRFRGENLAVEPVSDRAFDHVDLVLASAGGSASKTWARVAVEKGSVVIDNSSAFRMHPEVPLVVPEVNPLAAASHKGIIANPNCTTILMAMAVWPLHQVKPVKRLVVATYQSASGAGAKAMAEVKTQASAILQGQQPVAEVLPYPLAFNLFPHNSPLNDLGYCEEEMKMVNETRKIFGSQQIRITATCVRVPVLRAHSEAINLEFETPFSPDEAREILSHSPGVKLVEDWGTNHFPMPIEASGRDEVLVGRIRQDISHPCGLELWLCGDQIRKGAALNAVQIAELLVEKNLLKLSATIYASS from the coding sequence TTGTCTAAATCCTATCGTGTAGCTATTTTGGGAGCAACTGGTGCTGTAGGCACAGAGTTGCTGGAATTACTGGAACACCGTAATTTTCCGGTTTCTGACTTAAGGTTGTTGGCATCAGAGCGAAGTGTGGGGCGGACACTGCGGTTTCGGGGGGAAAATCTAGCAGTCGAGCCTGTGAGCGATCGCGCTTTTGATCATGTGGATCTGGTGTTAGCTAGTGCCGGTGGTAGCGCATCCAAAACCTGGGCAAGAGTGGCTGTAGAAAAAGGCTCAGTAGTAATTGATAATTCTAGTGCCTTTCGGATGCACCCGGAAGTTCCACTGGTAGTGCCAGAGGTGAATCCACTAGCCGCAGCTAGCCACAAAGGGATTATTGCTAATCCCAACTGCACAACAATTTTAATGGCGATGGCAGTATGGCCTTTGCATCAAGTCAAACCAGTAAAACGCCTGGTGGTCGCAACCTACCAATCAGCTAGTGGTGCTGGCGCCAAAGCAATGGCAGAAGTGAAAACCCAAGCTAGTGCTATTCTACAAGGACAGCAGCCTGTTGCTGAGGTACTGCCTTACCCGTTGGCGTTTAATTTATTTCCCCATAACTCCCCATTAAACGATTTGGGATATTGTGAGGAAGAGATGAAAATGGTCAACGAAACTCGGAAAATATTTGGCAGCCAACAGATCAGAATCACGGCAACTTGTGTACGGGTTCCCGTACTCCGCGCCCATTCAGAAGCAATTAATCTAGAATTTGAAACGCCTTTTAGTCCAGATGAAGCTAGAGAGATATTAAGTCACTCCCCTGGAGTCAAATTGGTGGAAGATTGGGGGACTAATCATTTTCCCATGCCAATTGAAGCCAGCGGTCGGGATGAAGTTTTAGTGGGAAGAATTCGTCAAGACATCTCTCATCCGTGCGGCTTGGAACTTTGGCTATGTGGCGACCAAATTCGTAAGGGTGCAGCGTTGAATGCAGTACAAATAGCTGAGTTATTGGTAGAAAAAAACCTACTCAAATTGTCGGCAACAATTTACGCTTCCAGTTAG
- a CDS encoding aldehyde dehydrogenase — protein sequence MITKLSINDIIHHQRAYFSTGKTKEINFRLEKLKTIKQAVIENEQAIIQALQADLRKPILEAVTAEIIFILKEIDQAIKHLKNWSKPKKAAVPFYLFPASARIQPEPLGVVLIIGAWNYPFQLVISPLVGAIAAGNCAIIKPSEIAAHTSRLLADIITKYFEPAYIAVVEGCVETTQKLLVEKFDHIFFTGSPDVGKIIMAAAAKHLTSVTLELGGKNPCIVDAEIHLEHTARRIIWGKFFNAGQTCIAPDYLLVNQNIKEKLSVSLGKCLKEFYGENPEKSPDYARIITQKHFERLSNFLKQGKIIIGGETNLAELYIAPTLLDDVSLTDPVMQSEIFGPILPIIEYTDIADAIALINSQPKPLALYLFSQNKNLQQRILQETSSGGVCLNETVLQFNVSSLPFGGVGNSGIGSYHGKASFDTFSHHKGVLQNPFWLDIKLRYAPYEGKLPWLKQMLKF from the coding sequence ATGATAACTAAATTATCAATTAACGATATTATCCATCACCAGCGTGCTTATTTTTCCACAGGTAAGACCAAAGAAATTAATTTTCGCCTAGAAAAACTCAAAACTATCAAGCAAGCAGTCATTGAGAATGAACAAGCTATTATCCAGGCATTGCAAGCGGATTTGCGTAAACCAATACTTGAGGCTGTTACTGCCGAAATTATCTTTATTTTAAAAGAAATTGACCAGGCAATTAAACACCTGAAAAATTGGTCTAAGCCAAAGAAAGCCGCAGTCCCTTTCTACTTATTTCCCGCCTCAGCCAGAATTCAACCAGAACCTCTAGGAGTGGTTTTGATTATTGGTGCTTGGAACTATCCATTCCAGTTAGTTATATCACCTTTAGTAGGTGCGATCGCTGCTGGAAACTGTGCAATTATCAAACCTTCAGAAATTGCCGCTCATACCTCTCGCTTATTAGCTGATATTATTACAAAGTATTTTGAACCAGCCTATATTGCTGTCGTAGAAGGTTGTGTAGAAACAACTCAAAAATTATTAGTAGAAAAATTTGACCATATCTTTTTTACTGGTAGCCCAGATGTTGGCAAAATCATCATGGCAGCAGCAGCCAAACACCTTACATCTGTCACCCTAGAATTAGGTGGAAAAAATCCTTGTATCGTAGATGCTGAAATTCATCTTGAACATACTGCCAGACGCATTATTTGGGGCAAGTTTTTTAATGCCGGACAAACTTGTATCGCCCCTGATTATCTTTTAGTAAATCAAAATATTAAAGAGAAATTATCAGTTAGTCTGGGGAAATGCCTCAAAGAATTTTATGGAGAAAATCCCGAAAAAAGTCCTGATTATGCCAGAATTATCACTCAAAAACACTTCGAGAGATTAAGTAATTTTTTGAAGCAGGGCAAAATTATTATTGGTGGTGAAACCAATCTAGCGGAACTTTATATCGCCCCCACATTACTAGATGATGTTTCCTTAACAGATCCAGTAATGCAGTCAGAAATTTTTGGACCTATTCTGCCGATCATTGAATATACAGATATCGCCGATGCGATCGCCTTAATTAATTCTCAACCAAAACCCTTGGCTTTATACTTATTTTCCCAAAATAAAAACCTGCAACAGCGAATCTTACAGGAAACTTCATCTGGTGGAGTTTGTCTCAACGAAACAGTACTCCAATTTAATGTTTCATCTTTACCATTCGGCGGTGTGGGAAATAGTGGTATTGGCAGTTATCATGGCAAAGCCAGTTTTGACACCTTTTCTCATCACAAAGGTGTGTTACAAAACCCTTTCTGGTTGGATATAAAATTACGATATGCTCCCTACGAAGGCAAGTTACCTTGGCTGAAGCAAATGCTAAAGTTTTGA
- the dapA gene encoding 4-hydroxy-tetrahydrodipicolinate synthase: MGDFGRVLTAMITPFKVDGSVDYDVAAELAAHLASNGTDTLVVCGTTGESPTLSWDEEYQLFVEVLQAVAGKAKVIAGCGSNSTKEAISATQKAAKIGVHGSLQVVPYYNKPPQAGLYQHFQAIAQACPDLPMLLYNVPGRTGQNLSSETVARLAEVNNIVGIKEASGSLDQGSEIRRLTPKEFQIYAGDDSLTLPLLAIGAKGVVSVASHLVGNQLQQMIQAFSAGKIQIATEIHLQLFPLFKALFLTTNPIPVKKALKLQGWEVGSTRLPLCETDSDICQKLEAVLQELSLV, encoded by the coding sequence GTGGGAGATTTTGGCAGAGTTTTAACCGCTATGATTACGCCGTTTAAAGTCGACGGTAGCGTCGACTATGATGTAGCGGCAGAACTAGCAGCACATCTAGCTAGTAATGGCACAGATACATTGGTGGTGTGTGGTACAACGGGGGAATCCCCAACCCTGAGTTGGGATGAGGAGTACCAGTTGTTTGTCGAGGTTTTGCAGGCCGTGGCGGGTAAAGCCAAGGTGATTGCCGGATGTGGTTCTAATTCCACCAAAGAAGCGATCTCAGCAACCCAAAAGGCAGCTAAAATAGGAGTGCATGGTTCTTTACAAGTTGTTCCTTATTACAACAAACCGCCACAAGCGGGACTATATCAGCACTTTCAGGCAATAGCACAAGCCTGTCCCGACCTACCGATGTTGTTGTATAACGTTCCTGGTCGTACCGGTCAAAATCTTAGTTCAGAAACAGTTGCCCGATTAGCTGAGGTCAATAACATTGTTGGGATTAAGGAAGCCAGTGGGAGTTTAGACCAGGGCAGTGAAATTCGCCGCTTGACACCAAAAGAATTTCAGATCTACGCTGGAGATGATTCTTTAACCTTGCCCCTGTTAGCTATCGGGGCAAAGGGTGTGGTAAGTGTGGCTTCGCATCTGGTAGGAAACCAACTACAGCAGATGATCCAAGCCTTTAGTGCGGGGAAAATCCAAATTGCCACTGAGATTCATCTCCAACTCTTCCCCTTGTTTAAAGCTTTATTTCTAACTACAAATCCCATTCCAGTTAAGAAAGCACTAAAACTTCAAGGTTGGGAGGTTGGTTCCACTCGTCTGCCGCTTTGTGAAACTGACTCAGATATCTGTCAAAAGTTAGAGGCGGTGCTTCAAGAACTTAGTTTAGTGTAA